The DNA segment AATAAGTCAGGTAAAAAAATCCCAGTCCAATTGCCCAGATTGTTTGCACCAAAGAAGTTTCAAAACCTTAGACCTTGGCAGGAGCATACCACCAACACCAActcctttaccacttgagccaactcctAGGGTTCCATTAGTATGATAATAATTCAACAAACAACGAAAACAACTGTATTTAAAACTTTGACataaataatcaaatcaaaattttttttttttgataagtaataatcaaatcaaattaaaataatcaaaaccCTAAGTTTCAAAACCTACAAtcataaattaacaaaaaaaccaTCACGCTAAAAACGTGGTTCGAAACCCTAATCCAGAACCCTAACCTAAAAGAAATCAATTCAGATCCAAATTTCAGAGTCCCAAGCCGCGAGAAACCCATTAGGGGAAGAATCGCCCACACGAACCAAAGCCATAAAAAGATAGAACAAATCAGAGGCGAAGGAAGAGAACAAACCAGAATGAGATCGAAGAGAGTGGCCTGGTCAACCCTGAAGAACTCCGCGTCCCAGGCCTTGAGATCATCTTCGAAGGTGCGGTCCTCAGAGTTGGCCGGTTCGACGTGCTTCTTGCAGTACTCGATGACCTTGTCCAAGATCTTGCTTGTCACGTTGGGAAGAGGGATGAAGTTGTCGGCGCAAAGCTCTATCGCGTGCTTGATGGTCTGAGACTCGAGAGCCACAGCCTCGTCGACCTCGAAGGACTTGTCATCGGAACTCTTCAGGGTGATCTTATTCGACGACAACATGGTTTCGATCGAAACGAAATGCTTAAAATAGAAGTGATAATTACTatattgatacttttttattttttaaaaaaattaaaaaatacttgaaatagaagtaaaaataatataatttacacTAAAGGTACAGTATTAAGTGGACAAATTGAAGAGGTACACTACTACCAAAAAGgtcaaaaaaaaatagaattttgatacatacaagcacagttgtacactaatctgtgtatcaatactgatttattcatacttaaaatttaaattaacactgttttcaatcaaatctattttttgaccaatcacatcacattggtgcacagattagtgcacaactatgcttgtaactatatttttccaaaaaaatgatGGGAGGAGCTCACGTTAGAtcgtttattaattttttttattaatgattaagtaagtattttataataatattataatttttttaaaataaaatattaaaaaataattaaaaaaatacatataaaaaagctTACAAAATCAATGGAGGTACCGGCTGCAGGGCGACCTTTTAAAAGGTTATTCAAACAATTTGCTAATGGGTACTACTTTTTTCTATCCTGAACTTGCACGTGCAGAGCTTATATAGCattactaaatttttttaggaataatttagttgtaaatataattacgtattaatatatacactaatctaatataattaatcaaaaagtaaattttattaaaaataatattaatttaaattttaaatatgaaagaatcaatatttttttttggatattggGGATTGGGGAGGGGGATTGAATCCAAGACCTCTCTTATGGAGGCTGGATCTCATGCCATCTGAACCACATGCTTTATGcatgaaaaaatcagtattaatatacagattagtacatgattttatttatagataacaaaactcatattttTAAGTTGAGTCATGTTCCAGGTACCGAATTATCATCTCGAAAgcatgcatcttttttttttttaatttttaattgatttttgtattcattttttttatattcttaaataatttttttaaattcacaccattacttaaaaaaatttacttaatcactaagttaaaaaaaatctttcggtAATTAAAAAAGCTTCTAAATTTGGGAGctttagcatttctcttttaacTTTACGTGTTAtacctatatatttattaaaaaagataataCTTACAGAAGTGGATTTCATAAATAtcgtatatttttgttttttaaaaaaagtaaatatgaaatttattttaaaaaattaattttttcgtaataaatcttatttttttaaaaaaaatttatgagacTTATACattgtatgtaacattattcgtttcttatatctaataatatttaagatTGAGAAATGATTAACTTACGGCTGTACAGCTATTTAACATATCTAGGAAAGAGGTTTTgtgaaattaaaattcattttcaattaagCGACGTAATCATAGAGACATAAGCCATTTTACAACCttctttttagatttattttatataaagatcatttttataaaataatgatactctattttacaacaatatccttcattttatcaaaaaaaaaattgataaaaaatagtttattttctattattaatcatattattttataatttataacttgcttaatattatcaaaaaacagagaaaaaaatatgtagaaaataaaattaaagttcgTAGTTACGGTAAATATCGATGTCACATAAATGATTAAGAAAACTGATTGGCTTGATTATCTGTCACGTTAGTTACAATGAATTAAGAGTTTAGTTTCCCTTTCATCATCAAGAGTTATGCTTtgaataaaaagtaatgaatgcaATTTATAGTTTGTTTCAGCGtcatagaaaatataaaaggtTGTGGAAATTCAAAAAAGCTAATACATAAAGAACATATTTTACTCCGAACTTCAAACACcattttattattcataaataagcTTTGCTATTTATCTCTTCacacactatatttatttttattttttaatttttttctttttaaattaattgaattttttcacacatcatccatatactatatatttggtaagagaaaaaaaaataaaaagttaaaaaattatctgtaatttatggtgtgaagatgaTAAGTAAGATTTTTCTAAAAGAAGAAGAGGTGTTAATTCAAGGTAGAAATGCCCACTTCATATGACAAATTCTATGTTCATTTTAATAGGAATTtgaagagaaaacaaaatgtatttatttatttatttttggtttggttATTACAATAGGTTTTGGTGAGATTTGGATGgtgagttgaaagttgaataaaataccgttagaatattattttttaatattattattgtttttaaatttgaaaaagttaaattgtttattatattttatgtaaatttttgaaaaatttataataattaaatgagatgagttaagatcaACTTTAAATCTAAACTAGGCTTGGTGTTAATTCATAtcaagtttttcaaatttgtgTTGAGTCAATGAGTGAGCCTTTTCTCTGatttgattaattatttatatacatatatatatatatatatatatatttatcgaaTTCATGTAGGATCAACTTTCTTCTTATCACTCTCAACACATTTTATAAACAAATTTCTAATCGAAGAAAGAATTCGAAGGTTATTAAAACAATAGGTagtaaaaattgaattaaaaaacagTCATTTAATTTTGAGACAAATCACATGATCagctaattttatatttaaacccaaaaaatactgcaaattttcaattttcctaATACAAGCAAGCTGGGAATTTAGTGAAAGATTTTCCATTAATTAAAcaattttgctacatacaaccGAGGTGCGAAACCATAGGGGAATCGGCATGCCACGTTagcttaaaaaaaagaagaagagcaaAACATAACACAGATGAAAATGAGGAGGAAGGAAAATTCAGATTTCAAAAAGTTTAGAAATCACGTGAGTTTGGGAAGAAAAACTCTGCAATTTTGGGtctgaaagaaagaagagatcGCTGCCGTCGTCGTCGTCTTTGGGTTTTGAAGAGCTCTTCGTCATCGTCTTCATGTGGGTGTCTCGTCCTTCTTTGCTCGTCTTTACGTGAACAAGTGGTAGATCTCGTCTTGGGTCTTGCATTGAATACTGTAAACTTGTAAGATGGTACATGCATCATTCTTCCTTGCTCTGAAATCCATCTCTACGGCTTGAATTCTAAGTAATCTTCACCCCATATGTTTTCCATCCTTCCCATTGAGTAGAGAGAATAAAGTTTGGGAAACCGTCCAGTTTtaatgtttcttcttcttcaggaATCAGGACTCCATGAGCCATACAAGTTACCAACAAGTCGAATTTGGCTTCTTTTGTCTTCTAGGTTTCGTGTGTCAATTTTGAGTGGTAAGGTAGGACTTATGTGGGAATGGGATTTTGGCTTCAAAGGTCCTTAGTCGCAGATTCCTTATGATGGATTTCGAGTGGGAAATGTGGAAGACGAATAAGAGAAGATGGAAGCGAGGCGAAGGTGGTAGACAAAGGAAAGATGGAgaaaaactttgaaatgaaatgaaaaagggAAGACATGGAAAGATTAAACAAGATGGAAAAAATCTCTTTAgtgaaataaaaagataaaaaggaagaaagatgAAAATGGTATCGTTTACCTTTTACCACGTAAAACACAGTTTCTCTGCGGATCCCCTATCCAGTTTTCGATAGAGTTTCTGTTAATTAAACAAGCTGaccatatatgtaataatatgtGACCACTCACTTCGACAACTAGTGCAAAAATATGTGATCGGTTTAAAGAGCAAACTTACCACTCTTTTATAATCattttacaatcaaccaatgcAATTAAGATGATACttcattaaaaatgaatttcaaCATTCCTAAACTACCTTCATTTAATGTGTAGTTGTAAACGTGTGCCAAGgtaatcattttccaaatctAATAATCCACCACCAAAACCCTATCCTGTCTTCCCACTCACAGCACACGACCAAGGGAATCTATTAAAAAGAATGGATATGAAGAGGGAGAAGCTGAATCCTGCCATGCTAAGTTCAAATCCTCGACCACCGATCCTCTGTCAATTGCTAAATTGGTGAGTGCTACACTCAGACAGAACAAAGCTTTCAAATGCACAGAGATTTATATATTCCTTATCACAATAAATAAGGAATATAAACTATTGAAATGACAGAGAAATTGATGGCAGAACCATCTACTAACAGTGCCCCCAATCAGAATCTGAATATTATTTACAGTTCAAAGGGTTTTACGATTTCAACAAAGCAAGAGTTTAAAACAGGGgaagataaagataaaaaagagaaatgatagttgttgAGTGCACAAGCGCCgtgcaattattttttaaaaaataaataaatacgagatccacatgaaaagaaattaattttttaataatgaacccCACACCTTTTTAAAGCGATTACATGACACTTGCGCACTACACGATTGTATATAGCGAAGATAAAGCCAAAACAAACATGCCTAACATATGAACCCACATAGTAACCCTTAAACCAAGTTGTTTGTAAATCACATTTTTGTTTCCAAGTCCCACTAAAAATTATCACTCAATACATCATTCAAATACCCACTGGTTCTCCCGAcgaacctcttcctcttcctccggGGTAAAGTCATCCCTGATGTTAAAGGTCTCACGGATCTCCTCTGGGGTCTTTCCCTTGATCATGTCCGCCACAGTCTGGCATGTCAGATCCAGGAGGCTTTTGATGTTCAAATAGTTTGCAGCCTGAAAAAGGCAACATTACTAGAACCACAACTGAACAAATATTTCTTAGCAAAACTCGGACTTTTCaaagatcaataaaaataaccaGGTCATATTACCATAATGAACATCAACATCAATCGTAATACACATCACAGAAATATTTTTGTTGTGTTaacaatcataaaaaatatttttttgatcggcaacaatcataaaaaatatcacAAGCATAGGGCCAACGTAAAACAATTAACAATGCAACTTGGCaatgatttttaaaacaaaccaaaatatctttccttcacataaaatcaagcTATTTTCATTTGAGGAACATAAACAAAATTACTCCTAAAGAATAAGgtagacatttaaaaaaaaaaaagaaaaaaaaaaaaagtttgtgttAACTGATTGAAAGAACCTTCAAACAAAATAGGTACTTTCTCCTCAAAGAAATTAAGTTGCAGTATCAACGACGAAGCAAACGAAATCAACAAAGCAATTAGAACATTAAActttggacaaaaaaaaaaaacaaagcaacaaCAAAGACATATTGTAAAGAAAATACAACCCTGAAATCAACCACGTATTGGCAAAGAACAGAAATACTAGAAAATCCACATTATTTATGTCTACAAGAATCAGTTTGAAGCATCTGGTCCAATAATTGCATACTCAAGGAGCCTCCATCACCCCGCAGCGCATCATCACGTGTTAACAGTAAATTACCAACAAATCACCCATTAGTaggaatatttttcttgttattggCACCGAATGTCCTAGAACAGGGTCCTGACTAATCTCAGAGGTGTACAAGCCCTTGGCAATAAGTCAGGTAAAAAAATCCCAGTCCAATTGCCCAGATTGTTTGCACCAAAGAAGTTTCAAAACCTTAGACCTTGGCAGGAGCATACCACCAACACCAActcctttaccacttgagccaactcctAGGGTTCCATTAGTATGATAATAATTCAACAAACAACGAAAACAACTGTATTTAAAACTTTGACATtaataatcaaatcaaattcaaataatcaaaacccTAAGTTTCAAAACCCAGAATCATAAATTAACAAAACAACCATCACGCTAAAAACGTGGTTCGAAACCCTAATCCAGAACCCTAACTTAAAAGAAATCAATTCAGATCCAAATTTCAGAGTCCCAAGCCGCGAGAAACCCATGAGGGGAAGAATCGCCCACACGAACCAAAGCCATAAAAAGATAGAACAAATCAGAGGCGAAGGAAGAGAACAAACTAGAATGAGATCGAAGAGAGTGGCCTGGTCAACACTGACGAACTCCGCGTCCCAGGCCTTGAGATCATCTTCGGAGGTGCGGTCCTCAGAGTTGGCCGGTTCGACGTGCTTCTTGCAGTACTCGATGACCTTGTCCAAGATCTTGCTTGTCACGTTGAGAACAGGGATGACGTTGTCGGCGCAAAGCTCTATCGCGTGCTTGATGGTCTGAGACTCGAGAGCCACAGCCTCGTCGACCTCGAAAGACTCGCCATCGGGACTCTTCAGGGTGATCTTCTGCGACGACGATATGGTTTCGATCGAAACGAAATGCTTGAAATAGAAGTGATAATTACTatattgatacttttttatttttaaaaaaaattaaaaaatgcttgaaatagaagtaaaaataatataatttacacaaatagaatattttttaaagagcaCTGCTACACAGCAGCCCCACACCTAACACACCAGTGTAAAATAAAAGagggtaaaatagtaaatttacatttttcaatGGTGTGAAAAAGTGTGAGACTGCTGTGTAGATTTtctgttttttaaaataactgttatttaaaaaaaaaattctgctctCAACCGTTTTCTCTCGAAAGCGTTTTGAGGTGTAGCGAAGGAAGTACTTTCTGTTACGACGGAGGAGGGTGGAAGTATCTATTCACGGTGGTGGATAGAGGGGAGGTATGGAGGAGATGGAGGAGAGATGGGCGCGTATGAAACTTTCTGAGGAGGAAATCTGTCCTATCGTGGTGAGTAAGGGGGAGAAGAATTGGGGGAATGACAAAGAAGCACGGAGTATCGTTGGTAGAATCTGGTCTGAGAGGCGGATTGGAAGGGAGGTAGTGAGGACTACAATGGAGAAAATATGGAAGGTAGGGAAGCCATTAGAGGTCAAAGAGATTGGAGTGAACTGTTACGTGATTTCTTTCGTTAAAACTAGTGACAAGAAGAAGGTTATGGAAGGCTGTCCATGGCTATTCGATAACTTTGTTTTTGTGCTGAAGGATTTTGATGGGAGTACTCAAGTGAGCAAAATGGATTTTGAACGAGAATTCTTTTGGATCCAGATGTACAACCTGCCGCTGGGATCTATGAATAAGGAAATGGAAGTGCAGATTGGGAACACAGTTGGGAAGGTCTGTGCGGTAGATGTACAGGAGGATGGATTGGCTTGGGGGAAAATGCTGCGAGTCAAGGTTGAATGAGAAGTGAAGAAACCGGTGGCTCGAGGGAGAACAATGCAGATAGATGGAAAAAAGTGCTGGATTCCATTCCAGTACGAGAAGTTACCAagaatttgttttaattgtggcaAAATGGTCCACGGGGAAGGGGAATGCACAGAGGTGGATGTGGTGGACAAACCATATGGACCATGGCTTAGAGCAAATACTGTATTTCGGAAGAAACACGTAAGGAAAGGAGACCAAAGTAAGGAGGAGGGGGTTGGAGATTCTTTTGAAGACCGGAGTTCATCTGTGGGTCGAGAGGGGAGTTCGGGAGTGGGAAAGGGTGAGATAGGAAGGGATGAGGGGAAAAACAAGGAGAATGTAGTGGTAGAGGTAAGGGACAAAGTACTGGATCAGCTGAGGTTGGAAAATTCTGTCGGGAAGGGGGGCAGATCAGGTGTTTGTGTTAATACAGTAGTGAATTCTGCAGCTCAGTGTCCCTTGGAATTGGATGTGGGGGTAGAAGGGTTGGGGTTGAAAGGGGAGGTGAGTGTGGGAGAAGgaatgggaaagaaaaaaggaataaaaaaaagtagttgGAAGAGGAGGGCAAGGGAGCTAATTGACAGTCAGGGCAGCTTCCAACCAGTCTTGGGAGTGAAACGGCCCATTGAGGAATTGGAGGGGAATAAGGAAGGTAAGGAGGGGGATGGTGAAGGAATGGAGGTTGGGAAGAAGGTTAGAAAGGAAGAGGGAGGGGTGATTACTGGAAAAGAGGAATTGGCGGTGGCTGCTAGGCAGTCCCGCCAAGCATTATGAATCTCCttagttggaactgtcgagggcttgggaaccctcgaacaGTTCAGGACCTTTGccttatggtggaggaaaagcAGCCCAAATTAGTGTTTGTTATTGAAGTTAAGGTGAAAGGGAGCAGGGTAGAAGGTTTAAAAAACAGGTTGAAAATGGAAGGGTGTTTGGTGGTGGATCTAGAGGGGAGGAGAGGAGGTTTAGCGTTGTtctggaaaaaagaaaatgaagtggAAGTTTTGAGCTATTCTCAGTGGCATGTAAATGCACGGATTAGGTATGAAGAAACAAAGGAGGAGTGGTATTTTACAGGGTTCTATGGACACCCTGAAACAGGGAAAAGACACTTGTCATGGGATTTGTTAACTAGTTTGAATCCAAAGGGCCAGTTACCATGGTGTGTAGtgggggattttaatgagataacaAGCCAAGAGGAGAAAAGAGGTGGTAGACAGAGAGCTGAAGCACAAATGGGTAGTTTCTGTGAGGTCTTAGTGAATAATGGACTATCTGATGCAGGTTTCTGTGGTTACCCCTTTACTTGGAGTAACTCCTTCACTGAGGAGAGGCTGGATAGGTGTGTGGTGAATAATAGATGGAGAGAAGTGTTTGGAGAGGTAAGGGTGGAAGGGTTACCAGCTAGAACTTCAGATCATGCACCATTGCTAGTGACTATGAAGGAATTGAGTGCAAAGAAGCTAAGAAGaggtttctcttttaaatttgaGGCTAGCTGGCTAAAAGAGGAGGGGTTTGGGGATGTGGTGAAGCAAGTCTGGGATAGAAGTCAAAAGAATACTGATCTTGTGATAAGAGTCCAGCAACTGTTAAAGGGAAAGATAGAAATAGGCCGAGGAAAATAGTTCAGCttacaaaggaaataaaagaactGAATGAAGAAGAGGGTCTGCTGAATTATGAGAAgctgaagagaaaaaagaaagaagtggGAACCTTGCTTGAACAGGAAGACACaaagtggaaacaaagggccaagAAGGACTGGTATAGGCTAATGGACAAGAATACGaaattttttcatgcttgtACCAATCAAAGGAGGAGCAGGAATCAAATAAGGTCAGTAGTGGACTTTCAGGGCAGCTTTTTGAATGTTCAGGGAGATATTGAGAAAGCTTTTGTAAGCCATTATTCGGGGGTCTATAAAACTGCTAAGCCACGAAGAGAGGATATTGATAGCTGCTTGAGGGCAATGGATCGAAGAGTTTCAGACTCCATGAATGAGAAGCTGCAGAAGGAGTTCACCAGAATAGAAGTTGAGATAGCTCTGAAAATGATAGGGCCACTGAAGTCTCCTGGACCAGACGGCTTTGGGGCTAGCTTCTTTCAGCAATCTTGGAATATTATAGGACATGATGTATGTGAGGCAGCCCTGACAGTTCTCAATGGTGATGGTAAGCTACATCTCCTCAACCATATTTATGTGGCTTTGATCCCTAAAATAAAAAGAGCCAAGATCTGTCAATGACTATAGGCCAATAAGTTTGTGCAATGTGATGTACAAGATCATTGCAAAAACTTTGGCCAATAGATTGAAAGGGGTGCTTGATGAGGTTGTCTCTAAGTGTCAAAGTGCTTTCATCCCTGGAAGGCTTATAACTGACAATATAATAGCTGCCTATGAAGTTTTACATACTATGAAAACTAGGCAGAGGGGTAGAGTGGGCAGTTTGGCCATGAAGCTAGATATTTCTAAAGCTTATGACAGGGTGGAGTGGGTTTTTTTAAAATCTGTTATGGAGAGGTTGGGTTTTGGAGAGAGGTGGGTGAAGTTGATTATGGAGTGTGTAACGACAGTATCTTATGCTATTCTGATCAATGGTCATCCGAGGGATACTATCATTCCAACTAGgggattaagacaaggggatcctttgtCCCCTTACTTGTTTTTGCTGTGTGCTGAGGGTTTGAGTTCAATGATCAATGAGGCAGTACAGTTGAAGGAGTTAAAAGGGGTTAGTGTTGTAAGGGGTGGTACTAAAATTTCCCATCTCCTTTTTGCCGACGACTACATTATTTTTGGGAGGGCTAATTGGACTGAATGGAGGAAAATCTGTAGTATCCTTGAGAAGTATGAAGGGGCATCTGGTCAGAGTTTGAATAAACAAAAAACCACACTGTTTTTCAGTCAGAATGTGCATCAAGTTATTAAAAACAGAATAGTGCAGGAGTTGGGAGCTAGAGTTCAATCTGACTGTGAGAAATATTTGGGCTTACCTGCCATGGTAGGGAGGTCTAAATATAATACTTTTAGAGGAATAAAGGATAGAGTGTGGGAGAGGGTGTATAACTGGAAGAATAAGTTTTTGTCTCcagcagggaaggaaatattGTTGAAAGCAGTTGCTCAATCAATTCCAAATTATCATATGAATGTGTTTAAACTACCGAAGAGGATATGTAAGGAGATAGCTACTTTAATGGCGAGATTCTGGTGGGGATTTAAGCAAAATGACAAGAAGATACAGTGGTGCAGTTGGAGTAAGATGGGGAGATCAAAAAATGAAGGGGGATTGGGCTTTAGGGAATTTGACAGCTTTAATAATGCCCTGCTAGCTAAACAATGTTGGAGGGTGTTGACACTCCCTCAGACCATGGCATCAGTGGTGCTTAAGGAGAAGTATTTCAGATATGTTGATCTGCTTAAGGCTAATCTAGGCCAGAGACCCTCTTTTATATGGAGGAGCTTGTGGGGTTCCTTGAGTTTACTGAGAAAGGGTCTGGTATGGAGAGTTGGAAAT comes from the Carya illinoinensis cultivar Pawnee chromosome 8, C.illinoinensisPawnee_v1, whole genome shotgun sequence genome and includes:
- the LOC122274549 gene encoding SKP1-like protein 1A yields the protein YHFYFKHFVSIETISSSQKITLKSPDGESFEVDEAVALESQTIKHAIELCADNVIPVLNVTSKILDKVIEYCKKHVEPANSEDRTSEDDLKAWDAEFVSVDQATLFDLILAANYLNIKSLLDLTCQTVADMIKGKTPEEIRETFNIRDDFTPEEEEEVRRENQWVFE